Proteins encoded in a region of the Pelobates fuscus isolate aPelFus1 chromosome 11, aPelFus1.pri, whole genome shotgun sequence genome:
- the THY1 gene encoding thy-1 membrane glycoprotein, with translation MNYLLPFSLTLLAFQTACGQKITLFTACISGAGPKLRLDCRYQNITNNQLRYEFRVNRERELIIDTTMNLNFFSEKYHNRASTFLSRGLVQLHLERFNASDVGLYICALNIPNDLTINQTARVSVQKDKLERCGGVSTFNLSSSWPLVLLLTLPLLQAGGFLYL, from the exons CATTTCAGACAGCATGTGGACAGAAAATTACCCTTTtcactgcctgtatatctggggcTGGTCCCAAATTGCGGTTGGACTGCCGATACCAGAACATCACAAACAATCAACTGCGTTATGAATTTCGGGTGAATCGTGAACGAGAACTGATCATTGACACTACAATGAACCTTAACTTCTTTAGTGAGAAATACCATAACCGGGCTAGCACTTTCCTATCACGTGGTTTGGTTCAGCTTCATCTTGAGCGCTTCAATGCCTCCGATGTGGGCCTTTACATATGTGCCCTGAATATTCCTAATGACTTGACCATTAATCAGACAGCCAGGGTTAGTGTTCAGAAAG ACAAACTAGAACGATGTGGAGGAGTAAGCACCTTTAATCTCAGCTCATCATGGCCCCTTGTCCTGCTCCTCACTTTGCCTTTGCTCCAAGCTGGTGGGTTTCTTTATCTCTGA